From Meiothermus sp., a single genomic window includes:
- a CDS encoding nucleotide exchange factor GrpE, with protein sequence MENKETVAESPMPETQSDLPELERLRGEVEFLKAELEASKNKFLRLYADFENYKKRMAHELEAAQRSGKFDAVRSLLGTLDDLERALGFASVKPEDLIPGVRSVLENFTRSLKSLGVEPVPGVGAEFDPRYHEAIGAVEGEQGKVVHVYQQGFRYGDLLVRPARVVVGSGVKQEGAESPNAESN encoded by the coding sequence ACTTACCCGAGCTGGAGCGTCTGCGCGGCGAGGTGGAGTTCTTGAAAGCCGAGCTCGAGGCTTCCAAGAACAAGTTCTTGCGCCTGTACGCCGACTTTGAAAACTACAAGAAGCGCATGGCGCACGAGTTGGAAGCAGCCCAGCGCAGCGGTAAGTTTGATGCTGTGCGCTCGCTCCTGGGAACGCTGGACGACCTCGAGCGGGCTTTGGGCTTTGCCAGCGTGAAGCCCGAAGACCTGATTCCCGGCGTTAGAAGCGTGCTGGAAAACTTCACCCGCAGCCTGAAAAGCTTGGGAGTGGAACCGGTGCCGGGCGTAGGGGCCGAGTTCGACCCGCGCTACCACGAGGCCATTGGGGCAGTAGAGGGCGAGCAGGGCAAGGTAGTACACGTCTACCAGCAAGGTTTCAGGTACGGCGACCTGCTGGTGCGGCCTGCGCGGGTTGTAGTGGGAAGCGGCGTCAAACAAGAGGGGGCGGAAAGCCCGAATGCAGAAAGCAACTAA
- a CDS encoding DnaJ C-terminal domain-containing protein, producing the protein MAYKDYYQILGVSKNASEDEIKKAFKKLARKYHPDVSKEPGAEEKFKEINEAYTVLSDPEKRRFYDTYGTAAGSGQWQGPPPGQGGFGGFSGNVGDFSDFFQELFGNLGGRGGFGGFGDLFEQVPGQRPRRVGGDLEAELPLSLEEAYRGGEKTISIGSERLTVRIPPGVREGQKIRLAGKGRAGGDLYLHIKLQSRPEMRLEGDDLYTVVDVPAPIAVVGGKVRVQTLDGPVEITIPKRTQAGRKLRLAGKGWPRKDKSRGDQYAEVRIIIPTHPSPEEERLYTQLAELLKVR; encoded by the coding sequence ATGGCCTACAAGGACTACTACCAAATTCTTGGGGTCTCCAAAAACGCCTCCGAAGACGAGATCAAGAAGGCGTTTAAGAAGCTGGCCCGCAAGTACCACCCCGACGTCAGTAAAGAGCCAGGGGCCGAAGAAAAATTTAAAGAAATCAATGAAGCCTATACGGTACTGTCCGACCCCGAAAAGCGCAGGTTCTACGATACCTACGGCACTGCAGCGGGTAGTGGGCAGTGGCAAGGCCCCCCGCCGGGCCAGGGGGGGTTTGGCGGCTTTAGTGGCAACGTAGGCGACTTCTCCGATTTCTTTCAGGAACTCTTCGGCAACCTGGGAGGGCGGGGTGGTTTTGGAGGTTTTGGCGACCTGTTTGAGCAGGTTCCGGGCCAGCGCCCACGCCGGGTGGGGGGCGACCTCGAGGCCGAGCTCCCCCTGAGTCTGGAAGAGGCCTATCGGGGCGGCGAAAAGACCATCTCCATCGGCTCCGAACGCTTGACCGTGCGGATTCCGCCGGGGGTACGGGAGGGCCAGAAGATTCGCCTGGCAGGCAAGGGACGCGCCGGAGGCGATTTGTATTTGCACATCAAGCTCCAGTCGCGGCCCGAGATGCGCCTAGAAGGCGACGACCTCTACACGGTGGTGGACGTACCAGCACCCATTGCGGTGGTGGGGGGCAAGGTACGGGTACAAACCCTCGACGGCCCGGTGGAAATTACCATTCCCAAGCGCACCCAAGCCGGGCGCAAGCTGCGCCTAGCCGGCAAGGGCTGGCCCCGCAAGGACAAGAGCCGGGGCGACCAGTACGCCGAGGTTCGCATCATCATCCCCACCCACCCCAGCCCCGAAGAAGAACGCCTGTATACCCAATTAGCCGAACTATTAAAAGTACGCTGA
- a CDS encoding dienelactone hydrolase family protein has translation MARQDLFRYVAEEFAEDYREGELERREFLRRTVLLGGGIPGAQALLTSLGITGVSLSELAQAQQAPAQTPQAQSQPLVSPTDPAIQVRELTFKARNIDQIAYLARPAGGGSHPGVVVIHENRGLQPHIQDVARRLAKAGYIALAPDLVSKIGGTAKITDTAQISAYLAQAGGDEHMANLREALEVLKATPGVQADKLGVIGFCFGGGLTWRMATEVPELKAAVPFYGPAPDLAKVPNIKAAVLGIYGGNDARINAGIPALEAALKAANIRYQIKIYEGANHAFYNDTGANYQKDAAEDAWNLTLNWFKTYLV, from the coding sequence ATGGCTCGTCAAGACCTGTTCCGCTATGTGGCCGAGGAGTTTGCCGAGGACTACCGGGAGGGGGAGCTCGAGCGCCGGGAGTTTTTGCGCCGGACGGTGCTGCTTGGGGGAGGCATTCCCGGGGCCCAGGCGCTGCTTACTTCGCTGGGCATTACCGGGGTGAGCCTGAGTGAGCTGGCCCAGGCCCAACAAGCCCCCGCCCAAACCCCCCAAGCCCAGTCCCAGCCGCTGGTAAGCCCCACCGACCCGGCCATCCAGGTGCGCGAGCTTACCTTCAAAGCTCGGAATATAGACCAGATCGCCTATCTAGCCCGTCCGGCCGGCGGCGGTTCGCATCCGGGGGTGGTGGTAATCCACGAAAACCGGGGCCTGCAGCCGCATATCCAGGATGTGGCCCGCAGATTGGCCAAAGCCGGCTACATCGCGCTGGCCCCCGACCTGGTCTCCAAAATCGGGGGCACAGCCAAAATTACCGATACCGCCCAGATTTCGGCCTACCTGGCCCAGGCCGGCGGCGATGAGCACATGGCCAACCTACGAGAAGCCCTCGAGGTCTTGAAGGCCACCCCAGGGGTACAGGCCGATAAACTCGGGGTGATCGGGTTCTGTTTTGGCGGCGGTCTCACCTGGCGCATGGCCACCGAGGTGCCCGAACTCAAGGCCGCGGTGCCCTTCTACGGCCCCGCACCCGACCTGGCCAAAGTGCCCAATATCAAGGCTGCGGTACTGGGTATCTATGGCGGCAACGATGCCCGCATCAATGCCGGAATCCCTGCCCTGGAAGCGGCCCTCAAAGCGGCCAACATCCGCTACCAGATCAAAATCTACGAGGGAGCCAACCACGCCTTTTACAACGACACCGGCGCCAACTACCAAAAGGACGCCGCCGAGGATGCCTGGAACCTAACCCTAAACTGGTTCAAGACCTACTTGGTCTGA
- a CDS encoding metallopeptidase family protein yields MTYEAFVEMVERLWEEIPSEYKQGLQGIHVLESLKPDPDEPALLRLGEYYDPGYPSVLGGYAGIGRHIALFYGSFAALAAEDPAFDWEGEIWETLVHELRHHLESLAWRDDLVQEDIQNLRRYRKE; encoded by the coding sequence ATGACCTACGAAGCCTTTGTCGAGATGGTCGAGCGCCTATGGGAGGAAATACCCTCCGAGTACAAGCAAGGTTTGCAGGGTATTCACGTACTCGAGTCACTCAAACCCGACCCCGATGAACCAGCGCTGCTGCGCCTGGGCGAGTACTACGACCCCGGCTACCCTTCTGTGCTAGGAGGTTACGCGGGTATCGGGCGGCACATTGCCCTGTTTTATGGCTCCTTTGCCGCCCTAGCCGCCGAAGACCCTGCCTTCGATTGGGAAGGTGAAATCTGGGAAACCCTGGTGCATGAGCTGCGCCACCATCTGGAATCGCTGGCCTGGCGGGACGACCTCGTGCAAGAGGATATCCAGAACCTGCGACGCTATCGGAAAGAGTAG
- a CDS encoding LysM peptidoglycan-binding domain-containing protein yields MWPFGKSLSARIQDAINQWPPLQGLGLNIQEQGGNVRITGAVPRQPHLSLLQATVEGVKGVKSVDLSGVIVAQQEVSEAAIAAEEEVIRKATEASKLAKKVLATLEANGELKDDPIAVLQKGTGVVLKGAVDSQHEFNLAVQLAKQAGATEVDASELQIVEGAKARFAAEQGGVNVPDEWYTVQPGDTLSGIALKFYGDASRESYMKIARANNIANPDLIRVGQKLQIPR; encoded by the coding sequence ATGTGGCCGTTTGGAAAGTCGTTGTCGGCTCGAATTCAGGATGCCATCAACCAGTGGCCCCCTCTTCAGGGCCTGGGCCTGAATATTCAGGAACAAGGGGGGAACGTTCGTATCACCGGCGCGGTGCCTCGCCAGCCTCATCTGTCCCTTCTGCAAGCCACGGTAGAGGGGGTGAAGGGGGTCAAGTCGGTGGATCTGAGCGGGGTCATTGTGGCCCAACAAGAGGTCTCCGAGGCCGCCATTGCCGCCGAAGAGGAGGTCATCCGCAAGGCCACCGAGGCTAGCAAGTTGGCTAAAAAGGTGCTGGCCACCCTGGAAGCCAACGGGGAGCTCAAGGATGACCCCATCGCAGTGTTGCAAAAGGGTACCGGGGTGGTGCTCAAGGGTGCCGTAGACAGCCAGCACGAGTTCAACCTGGCCGTCCAACTGGCCAAGCAAGCTGGGGCTACCGAGGTAGACGCCAGCGAACTGCAAATTGTGGAAGGCGCCAAGGCCCGGTTCGCCGCCGAGCAAGGTGGGGTTAACGTCCCCGACGAATGGTACACCGTGCAGCCCGGCGATACCCTCTCGGGCATTGCCCTGAAGTTTTACGGCGATGCCTCCCGCGAAAGCTACATGAAAATTGCCAGAGCCAACAACATCGCTAACCCCGACCTGATCCGAGTAGGGCAGAAATTGCAAATCCCTCGCTAG
- a CDS encoding glucose-1-phosphate thymidylyltransferase, whose product MKGLILAAGRGTRLRPLTHTRPKPVIRLGGKPIIYYAIENLFAAGITEVGVVVSPDTQEDIRQALKDFPGVQIAYIVQEQALGIAHAVGTAKEWLGQSPFVLYLGDNLFQRGIRPFVEAFKPGVGAVIALVRVPDPRQFGVALMEQGRVVRLLEKPQEPPSDLAVAGVYVFSPAIMQIIANLEPSARGEYEITDAIQALIDQGSVVLGQEVGGWWKDTGRPDDLLDANRLLLVEQKSPTPVMEGEVQDSKITGRVVIEKGAVVKNSTVLGPVHIAPGAVIEGAYIGPFTSVGPNAIVRQAEVEYSILEDGAVVEDVPLRLHECILGVGARVTRRNGLPKAHKLVLGDLSSLELA is encoded by the coding sequence ATGAAAGGTTTGATTCTTGCCGCCGGACGTGGCACCAGGCTTCGTCCCCTCACCCACACCCGGCCCAAACCGGTTATTCGGCTAGGTGGAAAACCCATCATTTATTACGCCATCGAAAACCTCTTTGCAGCAGGCATTACCGAGGTAGGGGTGGTGGTTTCCCCCGATACCCAGGAAGATATTCGGCAGGCCCTCAAAGATTTTCCGGGTGTCCAGATTGCCTATATCGTGCAAGAACAGGCCTTAGGCATTGCCCATGCGGTTGGCACGGCAAAGGAATGGTTGGGCCAGAGTCCTTTTGTGCTCTATCTGGGCGACAACCTGTTCCAACGAGGTATCCGGCCCTTCGTAGAGGCTTTCAAGCCCGGTGTAGGGGCAGTGATTGCCCTGGTACGGGTGCCCGACCCCCGGCAGTTTGGGGTGGCGCTGATGGAGCAAGGGCGGGTGGTCAGGCTGCTCGAGAAGCCCCAAGAGCCCCCGTCCGATCTGGCTGTGGCGGGGGTGTATGTCTTTAGTCCGGCCATCATGCAGATCATCGCCAACCTCGAGCCCAGCGCCCGTGGCGAGTACGAAATCACCGACGCCATCCAGGCCCTCATAGACCAGGGGTCGGTGGTGCTGGGTCAGGAGGTCGGCGGCTGGTGGAAGGACACCGGGCGCCCGGACGACCTACTCGATGCCAATCGCCTGCTTCTGGTGGAGCAGAAAAGCCCCACCCCGGTGATGGAGGGGGAGGTGCAGGACAGTAAAATTACTGGCCGGGTGGTCATCGAGAAAGGGGCCGTGGTCAAGAACAGCACCGTGCTGGGCCCGGTACACATCGCCCCAGGCGCGGTCATCGAGGGGGCCTATATCGGCCCCTTTACCTCGGTGGGGCCCAATGCCATCGTGCGCCAGGCCGAGGTAGAGTACTCCATTTTGGAAGACGGGGCCGTAGTCGAGGATGTGCCTTTGCGGCTACACGAGTGCATTCTGGGGGTAGGCGCCAGGGTAACCCGGCGCAACGGCCTGCCCAAAGCCCACAAGCTGGTGCTGGGCGATTTGAGCAGCCTCGAGCTGGCCTGA
- a CDS encoding LacI family DNA-binding transcriptional regulator, producing the protein MNSRRTPTIGDVARLAGVSTGTVSRVLNQRAGVHPQTRERVIEVMERLGYVPMQAARELTGRSDTVGILLAPGVRRYIPYFVLLFEHLTEALWREGMRLEETPTDAAGLPLTPARGYILLGAHDHDPRLEALQNAQTPHVLIGVYPGAYWVAPDDEGGAYAATRHLLELGHREIAHLTGQPQHQVGRERLLGYRKALEAYNVPFQSHLVLDGDFSTLTAYRVLRKAWEQGLRFTGLFAASDEMAVGAAAALEDLGLRIPQDVSLVGFDDLPEVGTALTTVRQDIGQIARAAVRLLKEALGGGSPHGVRVPVQLVLRGTTSLREVKTA; encoded by the coding sequence ATGAACAGCCGTCGCACGCCCACCATCGGAGATGTTGCCCGTCTGGCCGGGGTTTCCACCGGGACGGTAAGCCGGGTTTTGAACCAGCGCGCCGGCGTACACCCGCAAACCCGTGAGCGGGTTATTGAGGTGATGGAGCGGCTGGGGTATGTGCCCATGCAGGCGGCCCGCGAGCTAACCGGGCGCAGCGATACGGTGGGGATTTTGCTGGCCCCAGGGGTACGCCGCTATATCCCCTATTTTGTTTTGTTATTTGAGCACCTGACCGAGGCCCTTTGGCGCGAGGGCATGCGCCTGGAGGAAACCCCCACCGATGCAGCCGGGCTGCCCTTGACCCCTGCAAGGGGCTACATTCTGCTGGGTGCACACGATCACGACCCGCGCCTGGAAGCCCTCCAAAACGCCCAAACCCCCCATGTACTGATTGGGGTCTATCCCGGCGCTTACTGGGTGGCCCCCGACGACGAAGGGGGCGCCTATGCGGCCACCCGGCACCTGCTCGAGCTCGGTCACCGCGAGATTGCCCACCTCACGGGCCAGCCACAGCACCAGGTAGGGCGCGAGCGCCTGCTGGGCTACCGCAAGGCGCTGGAAGCCTACAACGTCCCCTTCCAGTCCCATCTTGTGCTGGATGGCGATTTCTCGACCCTCACGGCCTACCGGGTACTGCGCAAGGCCTGGGAGCAAGGGCTGCGCTTTACCGGCTTGTTCGCCGCCTCCGATGAGATGGCCGTGGGTGCAGCAGCAGCCCTGGAAGATCTGGGCTTGCGGATTCCCCAGGACGTTTCGTTGGTAGGCTTCGACGACCTGCCGGAGGTTGGCACGGCCCTCACCACGGTGCGCCAGGACATAGGGCAGATTGCCCGGGCCGCCGTTCGGCTGCTCAAAGAAGCACTGGGCGGCGGCAGCCCCCACGGGGTGCGGGTACCGGTGCAACTGGTGCTCCGGGGTACGACCAGTCTGCGGGAGGTGAAAACCGCCTGA
- a CDS encoding extracellular solute-binding protein, producing MKRWWVAGLALAALGMASAQTVVRLQGFGGNDTAIISSLVREVVNPALQKDNIRAEYQGVEGDYRAALLNALSAGTAADLFYVDIFWSEPLFASGRVEPLNRYFTQQELSVFNRNLLNAFTLRGNVYGLPKDFNTLAVQFNKDLFDEAKVPYPNQTDTWDTFKDKLKRVQAAVKDVAGLCVVADHARFGAFAYATGWRPFNAQGRTVLDANFRRAFEWYTSLVKDGAGKYAQDLGEGWTGGCFGSEKAAVAIEGAWIGGFLRDKAPNMRYGTTLIPLDPVTKQRGNFIFTVSWSMNAASKNKDAAAKVLRALTSPEAQNWILSRGLALPSRSALANSPIFQRPGKENELNRVVFQGSTSVGGAVLPFKFGSLDGGEWMRPINEALLAVITGKKSVDQALADAQAELNRLVR from the coding sequence ATGAAGCGATGGTGGGTAGCAGGTCTGGCTTTAGCCGCGTTGGGCATGGCCTCAGCGCAAACGGTGGTACGGTTGCAGGGCTTTGGTGGCAACGATACCGCCATCATCAGCAGCCTGGTGCGGGAAGTGGTGAATCCGGCGCTGCAAAAAGACAACATCCGCGCCGAATACCAAGGCGTAGAAGGCGACTACCGCGCGGCACTCCTGAACGCGCTTTCGGCAGGCACCGCTGCCGACTTGTTCTATGTAGACATCTTCTGGTCGGAGCCCCTGTTTGCCTCGGGTCGGGTGGAGCCCCTAAACCGGTACTTCACCCAGCAAGAACTCTCGGTCTTTAACCGCAATCTGCTGAATGCCTTCACCCTGCGCGGCAACGTGTACGGCCTGCCCAAGGACTTCAACACCCTGGCGGTGCAGTTCAACAAAGACCTATTCGACGAGGCCAAGGTGCCCTACCCCAACCAAACCGACACCTGGGACACCTTCAAGGACAAGCTCAAGCGGGTGCAGGCCGCCGTCAAGGATGTGGCCGGGCTTTGTGTGGTGGCCGACCACGCCCGCTTTGGCGCCTTTGCCTACGCGACCGGCTGGCGGCCTTTCAACGCCCAGGGGCGCACCGTCCTGGATGCCAACTTCCGTCGGGCTTTCGAGTGGTACACCAGCCTGGTGAAGGACGGCGCCGGTAAGTACGCCCAAGACCTGGGCGAAGGCTGGACGGGCGGTTGTTTTGGCAGCGAGAAAGCCGCAGTGGCCATCGAAGGGGCCTGGATTGGGGGCTTCCTGCGCGACAAAGCACCCAACATGCGCTACGGCACCACCCTCATTCCCCTCGACCCGGTCACCAAGCAGCGGGGCAACTTCATCTTCACCGTGTCTTGGAGCATGAACGCCGCTTCCAAAAACAAAGATGCGGCTGCTAAGGTGCTGCGGGCACTCACTAGCCCCGAGGCCCAGAACTGGATTCTCTCCAGGGGTCTGGCCCTGCCCAGCCGCAGCGCGCTGGCCAACAGCCCCATCTTCCAACGCCCCGGCAAGGAAAACGAGCTGAACCGGGTGGTTTTCCAGGGCTCGACCAGCGTGGGAGGTGCGGTGCTGCCCTTCAAGTTTGGCTCGCTGGACGGCGGAGAGTGGATGCGCCCCATCAACGAAGCCTTGCTGGCGGTGATTACCGGCAAGAAGTCGGTGGATCAGGCCCTGGCCGATGCCCAGGCCGAGCTCAACCGCCTGGTGCGCTAG
- a CDS encoding carbohydrate ABC transporter permease, which yields MRRSQRTEALYALLFLAPFLIHLGVFFVFAFVRTLGFSFTDKTLIGQSYQIVGFANFAQLFQDPRFLAALTHSISFMLVVTILQTFLALSMAAILNQRLRGITFFRTVYYIPSVLSSAAVTVIAIWFFQKTGFLNTFVGWVGSVAPVLLTFLAIFLLAQALQVGWERMRGLPVAPTDPALATISLAVGLALTWVLVALGVVGPREPEPPEFTWLTNSDRFLGVPIPLWSIIMLNTFTTIPTLMLIFLAGLQDIPKSIYEAAAIDGASPLQQFFSVTVPMLRPVTFLVITLSLIGTLQMFDQVALMGDAAPLDSIIVLAYYVYNNVFSGEGRVGLASAAAIILAALTFAIVLLQRAVGISEKAH from the coding sequence ATGCGTAGATCGCAACGAACAGAAGCCCTTTACGCCCTTTTGTTTCTAGCTCCATTTTTGATTCACCTGGGGGTTTTCTTTGTATTTGCTTTTGTGCGCACCCTGGGCTTTAGTTTTACTGATAAAACCCTAATCGGGCAGTCCTATCAGATTGTGGGTTTTGCCAATTTTGCCCAGTTGTTTCAAGACCCTCGTTTTTTGGCGGCTCTAACCCACTCCATCAGCTTCATGCTGGTGGTCACCATCCTCCAAACCTTTCTGGCTCTAAGCATGGCCGCTATCCTCAACCAGCGCCTGCGGGGGATTACCTTCTTCCGTACCGTGTACTACATCCCCAGCGTGCTTTCTTCGGCAGCCGTAACCGTGATTGCCATCTGGTTCTTTCAGAAAACGGGTTTCCTCAATACCTTTGTGGGCTGGGTGGGTTCGGTGGCCCCGGTGCTGCTCACTTTTCTGGCAATTTTTTTGCTGGCCCAGGCCCTACAGGTGGGCTGGGAGCGGATGCGCGGTCTACCGGTAGCCCCTACCGACCCGGCCCTGGCGACCATCTCGCTGGCAGTGGGGCTGGCCCTCACCTGGGTCTTGGTGGCCCTGGGGGTGGTTGGGCCGCGCGAGCCAGAGCCGCCGGAGTTCACCTGGCTGACCAACTCCGACCGCTTCCTGGGGGTTCCCATTCCGCTGTGGAGCATCATTATGCTCAACACCTTTACCACCATTCCCACCCTGATGCTCATTTTCCTGGCGGGCTTGCAGGACATTCCCAAAAGCATCTACGAGGCGGCGGCGATTGATGGGGCCTCGCCCCTGCAGCAGTTCTTTAGCGTGACGGTGCCCATGCTGCGCCCGGTGACCTTTCTGGTGATTACCCTTTCGCTCATCGGCACCTTGCAGATGTTCGACCAGGTTGCCCTGATGGGCGATGCGGCTCCGCTGGATTCCATCATTGTGCTGGCCTACTACGTTTACAACAACGTGTTTAGCGGAGAGGGCCGGGTGGGGCTGGCCTCGGCGGCTGCCATCATTCTCGCAGCGTTGACCTTTGCAATTGTGCTCTTACAGCGGGCCGTGGGTATCTCGGAGAAAGCCCACTAG
- a CDS encoding carbohydrate ABC transporter permease produces MAAQVLQPKRKLDERYLARQRWARAAWIYGAMLALAVFFIGPFYVAYLGSLKDNPLEWPFRYSFAQTQPKNWVAAWRLGQLGAGNPWTGGFAPGARIPFQVSYFVEEGQEPEAPVVTVPTRRAGAGLGAIFDEVQAAQYARVSEVQEVSRRPAVVGGRRGQIVTYGFTITYEGQGPKAARLPLDIEAPRAQTYHSATLDPNRLERRGRVASWDSAAPGFFGYVFRNYVRVFNEARDPNTGASFFLRWTLNTFLVALAVVLSTLLFASLAGYALARMYFPGKNYLFAFVVFTMTVPAQAIFISNYLVLRDLGLLGSLWGMIVWSAVGAGAVFIMKQFFESIPREIEEAALIDGASPITTFFRIIIPMATPALGALTILTFQGMWNEFFKAAVVLSGQQTNYTLPLGLSFFRSAYGVAGDWGLMLASAFLSMIPIIILFVVFQRYFVEGVSTSALKG; encoded by the coding sequence ATGGCCGCGCAAGTACTGCAACCGAAGCGCAAGCTGGATGAGCGTTACCTGGCCCGGCAGCGCTGGGCCCGGGCCGCCTGGATCTATGGGGCCATGCTGGCCCTGGCGGTTTTCTTTATTGGGCCCTTTTATGTGGCCTATCTGGGCAGCCTGAAGGATAATCCGCTCGAGTGGCCTTTCCGTTACTCCTTTGCCCAGACCCAGCCCAAAAACTGGGTGGCGGCCTGGCGGTTGGGACAGTTGGGGGCGGGCAACCCCTGGACGGGGGGGTTTGCCCCGGGGGCCCGTATCCCTTTCCAGGTCAGTTATTTTGTGGAGGAGGGCCAGGAGCCGGAAGCCCCCGTCGTAACAGTACCGACGCGGCGGGCCGGGGCGGGCCTGGGGGCCATTTTCGATGAAGTGCAGGCGGCGCAGTATGCCCGGGTTTCGGAGGTGCAGGAGGTAAGCCGCCGTCCGGCGGTGGTGGGGGGTCGGAGGGGCCAGATTGTCACCTATGGCTTCACCATCACCTACGAGGGCCAGGGCCCCAAAGCGGCCCGCCTGCCCCTGGATATCGAAGCCCCCAGGGCTCAGACCTACCACTCGGCGACCCTCGACCCCAACCGCCTCGAGCGCCGGGGACGGGTGGCCAGTTGGGATAGTGCGGCTCCGGGCTTTTTTGGCTATGTGTTCCGCAACTATGTGCGGGTCTTCAACGAAGCCAGAGACCCCAACACCGGGGCCAGCTTCTTCTTACGCTGGACACTCAACACTTTTCTGGTCGCGCTGGCGGTGGTGCTAAGCACCCTGCTCTTTGCTTCGCTGGCCGGGTATGCCCTGGCCCGCATGTACTTTCCCGGCAAGAACTACCTGTTTGCCTTTGTGGTTTTTACCATGACCGTGCCGGCCCAGGCCATCTTCATCTCCAACTACCTGGTGCTGCGCGATCTGGGTCTTTTGGGCAGCCTGTGGGGCATGATTGTGTGGAGTGCGGTGGGGGCGGGAGCGGTATTTATCATGAAGCAGTTTTTCGAGTCCATCCCGCGCGAAATCGAGGAAGCGGCCCTGATTGACGGGGCCAGCCCCATCACCACCTTTTTCCGCATCATCATCCCCATGGCCACCCCGGCGCTGGGGGCCCTCACCATCCTGACCTTCCAGGGCATGTGGAACGAGTTCTTCAAGGCCGCGGTGGTGCTGTCGGGCCAGCAGACCAACTACACCCTACCGTTGGGCCTTTCCTTCTTCCGCAGCGCCTATGGGGTGGCGGGCGACTGGGGCTTGATGCTGGCCAGTGCCTTTCTCTCGATGATTCCCATTATCATTCTGTTTGTGGTGTTTCAGCGCTACTTTGTGGAGGGAGTCTCTACCAGCGCTTTGAAGGGCTAG